TTTTTGTAAAATTGATTTTAAAAATTTGCTTTTTAAGGAAAATGAAAATTTAAATAAAAGTGAATTTACACAAATGGCTATAGTGCTAAACTCGCTAATGGCCTATGAAGTTTTAAAAGAGCAAGTTGAGATAGAAGCTAAGTACAGCTTAGGTCATTCGCTAGGAGAATTTAGTGCTTTAGCAACTCAAGATGCATTTAGTTTTTTAGATGTTATAGCGCTTGTTAATAAACGCGGTCAATTCATGCAAGAAGATTGCTCTAAAATAGAAGCTGGTATGATGGTGATTTTAGGGCTTGAAGATAAAGTGGTAGAAGAACTTTGTCAAAAAGCATTAAGTGAGAAAAAAAATATTTTTGCGGCTAATTATAATTGTGATGGACAAATTGTAGTAGCAGGTTTAAAGCCTGATTTGGCCTCGTATGAGAGTGAGTTTAAAAATGCAGGAGCTAAAAGAGCTATGCTTTTAAATATGAGCGTTGCAAGTCATTGTCCATTATTAAAAAATGCATCTTTAAAACTTACAAAAGAATTAGAACCTATTTTAAAAGAGAGCTTTAAAAGCGTAGTGTCAAATGTT
This genomic stretch from Campylobacter lari subsp. concheus harbors:
- the fabD gene encoding ACP S-malonyltransferase, which produces MNSAFIFPGQGSQSVGMGLSFYDNSKKAKELLDNASDFCKIDFKNLLFKENENLNKSEFTQMAIVLNSLMAYEVLKEQVEIEAKYSLGHSLGEFSALATQDAFSFLDVIALVNKRGQFMQEDCSKIEAGMMVILGLEDKVVEELCQKALSEKKNIFAANYNCDGQIVVAGLKPDLASYESEFKNAGAKRAMLLNMSVASHCPLLKNASLKLTKELEPILKESFKSVVSNVNAKVYNDKNQALTLLSEQLIKPVLYKQSIKAIDEEVEFYIEFGASVLKGLNKKITQKETYTLSKIEDIDEILKVVK